Proteins encoded together in one Carboxydothermus pertinax window:
- the lonC gene encoding Lon family ATP-dependent protease translates to MKFFLLPKERRELEKKVELVGNVLTNLYGPDKLILKAAKVEALKLIQSEKLEEKVLGFQKIVFEDPSLNRVPASGELSEILEKIEDQIADILARRTVEEDLERKVERKMQERHEEYLDEIRRQVLKENGNVENAQTLKKLAHLEKLEETKIAATAMSFLRPQSFSEIVGQERAIRALLAKLSSPFPQHILLYGPPGVGKTTAARLCLEEAKKRKGSPFAPDAPFIEVDGTTLRWDPREVTNPLLGSVHDPIYQGARRDLAETGVPEPKLGLVTEAHGGILFIDEIGELDPLLQNKLLKVLEDKRVFFDSAYYDPDDPNVPKYIKKIFEEGAPADFILIGATTRSPEEINPALRSRCAEIFFEPLGPVEIKEIVLNAAQKLNVKLAPNVPELIAGYTVEGRKAVNILADGYAVARFKNPDAGNLTITVDDILEVVSVSRITPNNLVKGSDTYEIGKVFGLGVYQYLGSVLEIEGIAFDAKTPGRGTVRFNDTAGSMAKDSVFNALSSIRKITGLDPQNYDLHVNVIGGGNIDGPSAGAALFLVMYSAITKTPLRQDIAITGEISVHGRIKPVGGIPEKIYGAKQAGINTVLIPHDNLKDVPRGLLGIKVVPVKTVEEVVEIATQKPLFNSGANTLTTRAV, encoded by the coding sequence TTGAAATTTTTTTTACTGCCCAAAGAACGGCGGGAATTAGAAAAAAAAGTCGAACTAGTTGGAAATGTTTTAACCAATTTATATGGTCCAGATAAGCTTATTTTAAAAGCTGCTAAAGTAGAAGCGTTAAAACTAATTCAATCAGAAAAATTAGAAGAAAAGGTTTTGGGTTTTCAGAAAATCGTCTTTGAAGACCCGTCGTTAAATCGGGTACCGGCTAGTGGCGAGCTTTCCGAGATTTTAGAAAAAATTGAAGATCAGATAGCAGACATCTTAGCCCGCCGGACGGTAGAAGAAGATTTAGAACGTAAAGTAGAGCGGAAGATGCAAGAACGCCACGAAGAGTATTTAGACGAAATTCGGCGCCAGGTCTTAAAAGAAAACGGAAACGTAGAAAACGCTCAAACCCTAAAGAAACTAGCCCACCTGGAAAAGTTGGAAGAAACGAAAATTGCTGCGACTGCTATGTCGTTTTTACGTCCTCAAAGCTTTTCGGAAATAGTAGGACAGGAGCGGGCGATTCGAGCCCTTCTGGCCAAATTGTCTTCGCCTTTTCCGCAGCATATTCTTTTATATGGGCCTCCGGGTGTAGGTAAAACCACCGCTGCCCGGCTATGCTTGGAAGAAGCGAAAAAGCGGAAAGGGTCGCCTTTTGCTCCGGATGCTCCCTTTATCGAGGTGGATGGAACTACTTTGCGCTGGGATCCCCGGGAAGTAACCAACCCCCTTTTGGGTTCGGTGCATGACCCTATCTACCAGGGTGCCCGGCGAGATTTAGCGGAAACGGGAGTACCGGAACCCAAGCTTGGACTTGTGACCGAAGCCCACGGTGGGATTTTGTTTATCGATGAAATTGGGGAACTTGACCCTCTTTTACAAAATAAGCTTTTAAAAGTTTTAGAAGATAAACGGGTGTTTTTTGACTCCGCCTACTACGACCCCGATGACCCCAATGTTCCCAAGTACATTAAAAAAATCTTTGAGGAAGGTGCTCCGGCCGATTTTATTTTAATTGGGGCTACGACCCGCTCACCGGAAGAAATAAATCCGGCGCTAAGGTCTCGCTGCGCTGAAATCTTTTTTGAGCCCTTGGGGCCTGTAGAAATAAAGGAGATTGTTTTAAATGCCGCCCAAAAGCTAAATGTCAAACTTGCTCCAAATGTGCCGGAGTTAATTGCCGGCTATACGGTGGAAGGGCGAAAGGCGGTTAACATCTTGGCCGATGGTTACGCAGTTGCTCGGTTTAAAAATCCAGATGCGGGCAATTTAACAATTACTGTCGATGATATATTAGAGGTAGTTAGCGTAAGTCGAATTACTCCCAATAATTTAGTTAAGGGTAGCGATACCTATGAAATAGGTAAAGTATTTGGTTTAGGGGTATATCAATACTTGGGGTCGGTTTTAGAGATTGAGGGGATAGCGTTTGATGCCAAAACTCCCGGACGGGGAACAGTACGGTTTAACGATACCGCCGGCTCCATGGCTAAAGATTCGGTATTTAACGCTTTGTCTTCTATCCGAAAAATCACTGGCCTTGATCCCCAAAATTATGACCTCCACGTAAACGTAATAGGGGGAGGGAATATTGACGGCCCGTCGGCCGGAGCGGCTTTGTTTTTGGTGATGTATTCAGCTATTACCAAAACTCCTCTCCGCCAGGATATTGCTATTACCGGGGAGATTTCGGTACATGGCCGGATTAAACCAGTGGGAGGTATTCCGGAAAAGATTTACGGAGCCAAACAGGCAGGAATTAATACCGTATTAATACCGCATGATAAT
- the rplI gene encoding 50S ribosomal protein L9, translating to MKVILLTEVKKLGKKGDVVEVAEGYGRNYLIAKGLAVEATEGKLKELKEQKEARDRRKEKELMEARALAEKIKSIEVVLYGKCGENGKLFGAITSKDIADALEGAHKIKIDKRKIELKENIKALGVYPVDIKLHPEVSTRLKVVVKEEGRG from the coding sequence ATGAAGGTAATTCTACTAACTGAAGTGAAAAAGCTTGGAAAAAAAGGGGATGTGGTGGAAGTAGCCGAAGGCTATGGCCGGAACTACCTGATAGCCAAAGGTCTTGCGGTAGAGGCTACCGAAGGGAAATTAAAAGAATTAAAGGAGCAAAAAGAGGCTAGAGACCGCCGGAAAGAAAAAGAACTGATGGAAGCACGGGCCCTGGCGGAAAAGATAAAAAGTATCGAAGTAGTTTTATACGGTAAATGTGGTGAAAACGGTAAGCTTTTTGGGGCTATTACCAGTAAAGATATAGCTGATGCTTTGGAAGGGGCCCATAAAATAAAAATTGACAAAAGGAAAATTGAACTTAAAGAAAACATCAAAGCTCTAGGAGTTTATCCGGTGGATATAAAGCTTCATCCGGAGGTTTCAACCAGGCTTAAAGTAGTGGTTAAAGAAGAAGGAAGGGGTTAA